The DNA window AGTCCGAACGCGCTGAACAGCAGGAACAGCGTCAGCTCCCGGCTCCTGCGGTTCTTGTCGCGCTCGCGGTACGTGAAGTAGCGGAACCCCAGGTAGTTGAAACCGATCGCGACGACCGTGGCGATGATGCCGCCGGGGACCACGGGCACGTCCATGAAGTGGCACAGCAGGTTGAAGACCCCGAGGTCCACCAGGAGCCCCACGCCGCCGACGGCCCCGAACTTCGCGAACTCGCGCGCCAGCCGCTCCAGACGCCTGCGCATGGGGCCGCCGTCCCGTCCACTCATGGTGTTCGCCAGCCCCGTTCCGGTCGGTGTCGTCGACGTTCGGTCATGTCGTCAACCCAGCCATGCTAACCAGCGGCCTCCACGGATGCTTGTGGGCGCCATCGAGGAGTGGCGGCGACGGCGCGGACAGGGCGCCGCGGGCCTGCGGATACCCTGGAGGAGTGACGTTCCCCGTAGTCGGCATGGTCGGTGGCGGTCAGCTCGCCCGTATGACCCACGAGGCGGGCATCCCCCTCGGCATCAGATTCAAGCTCCTCAGTGACACCCCCCAGGACTCGGCGGCCCAGGTCGTCAGCGACGTCGTCATCGGCGACTACCGCGATCTGGACACCCTGCGCGCCTTCGCGCGCGGCTGCGACGTGATCACCTTCGATCACGAGCACGTCCCGACCGAGCACCTGCGGGCCCTGGAAGCGGACGGCATCCCCGTCCGGCCGGGGCCCGACGCACTGGTGCACGCCCAGGACAAGGGCGTGATGCGAGCGAAGCTCACGGACATCGGAGCGCCTTGCCCGCGCCACCGCATCGTGAGCGACCCGGCGGACGCGGCAGCGTTCGCCGCCGAGACCGGCGGCTTCCCGGTGATC is part of the Streptomyces agglomeratus genome and encodes:
- a CDS encoding GtrA family protein, which gives rise to MSGRDGGPMRRRLERLAREFAKFGAVGGVGLLVDLGVFNLLCHFMDVPVVPGGIIATVVAIGFNYLGFRYFTYRERDKNRRSRELTLFLLFSAFGLVIQSGVLYVATSGFGWDSPLQSNAFKFLGIGIATVFRFWSYRTWVFQKLPLPREAEEAAAPFLDDPRVVQGARGDRVT